One Falco naumanni isolate bFalNau1 chromosome 12, bFalNau1.pat, whole genome shotgun sequence genomic region harbors:
- the RNF8 gene encoding E3 ubiquitin-protein ligase RNF8 isoform X2, whose product MAARGASCLVWCLRPVGASGDWLLLEAGTQVTIGRGLDITYQLVSKTCPLMISRKHCVFQQNAEGQWTVKDNKSLNGVWLNKQRLDPSKAYPIAEGDRIQLGVPLENRETAEYEYEVIKEEWEKIRPFLAQRNDLWKAKSSRTKRKFSLEELETSGSEGPSNSRSKRDRVSCDKESLRKSWGRVEEAKQLTEKTDVKLPSPGPSEEDSGPVHSGPVHSEKVSVPHKDQKGSGLAQSWTGLEMLRKTLVAIMKLKMKVQEKQTEVLNMKQKRRKCAQKEILATEQELRELQDQLCTEQEHQQQQVEELERTFFKEQQKLEGVKRQHGEENLKEQLAQVLQEHHALMEELSRIKKDFEEIIRAKNKELEETKEEKEKVRAQKEEVLNQMNDVLENELQCTICSEHFIEAVTLNCAHSFCSYCINEWTKRKVECPICRQEIKSKTRSLVLDNCIDRMVEKLDVEMKEHRLTVIRERKGERDTECVGEASHRQ is encoded by the exons ATGGCGGCTCGCGGGGCTTCGTGCCTGGTCTGGTGCCTCCGCCCGGTCGGGGCCAGCGGCGACTGGCTCCTGCTGGAGGCCGGCACGCAG gtaaCTATAGGCCGAGGATTAGATATCACATACCAGCTGGTGTCAAAAACCTGTCCCTTGATGATCTCTCGTAAGCactgtgttttccagcaaaatgCAGAAGGGCAGTGGACTGTCAAGGATAACAAG AGTCTAAATGGAGTCTGGCTTAACAAACAGCGCCTGGATCCCTCAAAAGCCTATCCTATTGCTGAAGGAGACCGTATACAGTTGGGAGTGCCTTTGGAAAACAGAGAGACTGCTGAATATGAATATGAAGTAATTAAAGAGGAATGGGAGAAAATCAGACCCTTTTTAGCCCAAAGGAATGACCTATGGAAAGCTAAGAGTTCAAGAACTAAACGTAAATTTAGTTTGGAGGAATTGGAGACATCTGGATCAGAAGGCCCTTCAAACTCCAGATCCAAAAGAGACAGAGTGTCCTGTGATAAAGAATCTTTGCGTAAATCATGGGGAAGGGTGGAAGAGGCCAAACAGTTAACAGAGAAGACAGATGTcaagctgccttctcctggaCCAAGTGAGGAGGATAGTGGTCCAGTGCATAGTGGCCCTGTGCACTCTGAGAAAGTGTCTGTCCCCCATAAGGACCAGAAAGGCTCTGGCCTTGCACAGTCATGGACTGGCTTGGAAATGCTGAGGAAAACCCTAGTAGCTATAATGAAGCTGAAGATGAAAGTGCAGGAGAAGCAGACGGAAGTTCTGAATATGAAGCAGAAGCGCAGGAAGTGTGCTCAGAAGGAGATCCTGGCAACGGAGCAGGAGCTGCGGGAGTTGCAGGACCAGCTGTGCACGGAACAAGagcatcagcagcagcaggtggaaGAGCTGGAAAGGACATTCTttaaagagcagcagaagcTAGAG GGTGTAAAGCGGCAACACGGGGAAGAGAATCTGAAGGAGCAGCTGGCGCAGGTCCTGCAAGAG CATCATGCTTTGATGGAAGAATTGAGCCgtattaaaaaagattttgaggAGATAATCCGAGCCAAGAATAaagaactggaagaaaccaaG gaggagaaggaaaaggtgagAGCCCAAAAAGAAGAGGTATTGAATCAGATGAACGATGTGTTGGAGAATGAGTTGCAGTGCACAATCTGTTCTGAGCATTTTATTGAG GCGGTCACTCTCAACTGTGCGCACAGCTTCTGCTCCTACTGTATCAATGAGTGGACAAAACGTAAAGTGGAATGCCccatctgcaggcaggagaTCAAATCAAAGACACGCTCTCTGGTGCTGGATAACTGCATTGACAGGATGGTAGAAAAACTGGATGTGGAAATGAAAGAGCATCGCCTGACTGTTATCAGAGAGCGGAAAGGTGAGAG AGATACAGAATGTGTTGGTGAAGCCAGCCACAGACAATGA
- the RNF8 gene encoding E3 ubiquitin-protein ligase RNF8 isoform X1 codes for MAARGASCLVWCLRPVGASGDWLLLEAGTQVTIGRGLDITYQLVSKTCPLMISRKHCVFQQNAEGQWTVKDNKSLNGVWLNKQRLDPSKAYPIAEGDRIQLGVPLENRETAEYEYEVIKEEWEKIRPFLAQRNDLWKAKSSRTKRKFSLEELETSGSEGPSNSRSKRDRVSCDKESLRKSWGRVEEAKQLTEKTDVKLPSPGPSEEDSGPVHSGPVHSEKVSVPHKDQKGSGLAQSWTGLEMLRKTLVAIMKLKMKVQEKQTEVLNMKQKRRKCAQKEILATEQELRELQDQLCTEQEHQQQQVEELERTFFKEQQKLEGVKRQHGEENLKEQLAQVLQEHHALMEELSRIKKDFEEIIRAKNKELEETKEEKEKVRAQKEEVLNQMNDVLENELQCTICSEHFIEAVTLNCAHSFCSYCINEWTKRKVECPICRQEIKSKTRSLVLDNCIDRMVEKLDVEMKEHRLTVIRERKEIQNVLVKPATDNDSSVNSSIYSILSMSSCDSEDSDEDSYYNESYYII; via the exons ATGGCGGCTCGCGGGGCTTCGTGCCTGGTCTGGTGCCTCCGCCCGGTCGGGGCCAGCGGCGACTGGCTCCTGCTGGAGGCCGGCACGCAG gtaaCTATAGGCCGAGGATTAGATATCACATACCAGCTGGTGTCAAAAACCTGTCCCTTGATGATCTCTCGTAAGCactgtgttttccagcaaaatgCAGAAGGGCAGTGGACTGTCAAGGATAACAAG AGTCTAAATGGAGTCTGGCTTAACAAACAGCGCCTGGATCCCTCAAAAGCCTATCCTATTGCTGAAGGAGACCGTATACAGTTGGGAGTGCCTTTGGAAAACAGAGAGACTGCTGAATATGAATATGAAGTAATTAAAGAGGAATGGGAGAAAATCAGACCCTTTTTAGCCCAAAGGAATGACCTATGGAAAGCTAAGAGTTCAAGAACTAAACGTAAATTTAGTTTGGAGGAATTGGAGACATCTGGATCAGAAGGCCCTTCAAACTCCAGATCCAAAAGAGACAGAGTGTCCTGTGATAAAGAATCTTTGCGTAAATCATGGGGAAGGGTGGAAGAGGCCAAACAGTTAACAGAGAAGACAGATGTcaagctgccttctcctggaCCAAGTGAGGAGGATAGTGGTCCAGTGCATAGTGGCCCTGTGCACTCTGAGAAAGTGTCTGTCCCCCATAAGGACCAGAAAGGCTCTGGCCTTGCACAGTCATGGACTGGCTTGGAAATGCTGAGGAAAACCCTAGTAGCTATAATGAAGCTGAAGATGAAAGTGCAGGAGAAGCAGACGGAAGTTCTGAATATGAAGCAGAAGCGCAGGAAGTGTGCTCAGAAGGAGATCCTGGCAACGGAGCAGGAGCTGCGGGAGTTGCAGGACCAGCTGTGCACGGAACAAGagcatcagcagcagcaggtggaaGAGCTGGAAAGGACATTCTttaaagagcagcagaagcTAGAG GGTGTAAAGCGGCAACACGGGGAAGAGAATCTGAAGGAGCAGCTGGCGCAGGTCCTGCAAGAG CATCATGCTTTGATGGAAGAATTGAGCCgtattaaaaaagattttgaggAGATAATCCGAGCCAAGAATAaagaactggaagaaaccaaG gaggagaaggaaaaggtgagAGCCCAAAAAGAAGAGGTATTGAATCAGATGAACGATGTGTTGGAGAATGAGTTGCAGTGCACAATCTGTTCTGAGCATTTTATTGAG GCGGTCACTCTCAACTGTGCGCACAGCTTCTGCTCCTACTGTATCAATGAGTGGACAAAACGTAAAGTGGAATGCCccatctgcaggcaggagaTCAAATCAAAGACACGCTCTCTGGTGCTGGATAACTGCATTGACAGGATGGTAGAAAAACTGGATGTGGAAATGAAAGAGCATCGCCTGACTGTTATCAGAGAGCGGAAAG AGATACAGAATGTGTTGGTGAAGCCAGCCACAGACAATGACAGCAGTGTAAATTCTTCCATCTACTCCATCTTGTCGATGAGCAGTTGTGACAGCGAGGACTCTGACGAGGATTCTTACTATAATGAAAGCTACTATATTATCTAA